In the genome of Meles meles chromosome 2, mMelMel3.1 paternal haplotype, whole genome shotgun sequence, one region contains:
- the LOC123937022 gene encoding 60S ribosomal protein L27-like: protein MGKFKKPGKVVLVLAGRYSGRKAVIVKNIDDGTSDRPYSHALVAGIDRYPRKVTAAMGKKKIAKRSKIKSFVKVYNYNHLMPTRYSVDIPLDKTVINKDVFRDPALKRKARREAKVKFEERYKTGKNKWFFQKLRF, encoded by the coding sequence ATGGGCAAGTTCAAGAAACCCGGGAAGGTGGTGCTGGTCCTGGCCGGACGCTACTCCGGACGCAAAGCGGTCATCGTGAAGAACATTGATGATGGCACCTCAGACCGTCCCTACAGCCATGCTCTGGTGGCGGGAATTGACCGCTATCCCCGCAAAGTGACAGCTGCCATGGGCAAGAAGAAAATCGCCAAGAGGTCAAAGATCAAGTCTTTTGTGAAAGTTTATAACTACAATCACCTCATGCCCACAAGATACTCTGTGGATATTCCCTTGGACAAGACTGTCATCAACAAGGATGTCTTCAGAGACCCTGCTCTTAAAcgcaaggcccgacgagaggccaagGTCAAGTTTGAGGAGAGGTACAAGACCGGCAAGAACAAGTGGTTCTTCCAGAAGCTGCGATTTTAG